In Paraburkholderia bryophila, a single genomic region encodes these proteins:
- a CDS encoding flagellar biosynthesis protein FlhA — protein sequence MPNRSILSRYDLSAFFARHADLAVALGLLAVLALLIVPVPPFVLDLFICVSFASSLTMLSTTLYVSKAADLASFPSLLLITTLLRLSLAIASTKMILLHAHAGQIIGAFGELVVGGNVAVGLVVFIVLAAIQFIVVAKGADRVAEVGARFTLDGIPGRQMSIDADLRSGVISPAQASRARAALERETYFYGSLDGAMKFVKGDAVAGLVVALVNIVGGLAIGIAQRGMSFADALHTYTILTVGDGLVAQIPSLIVSVSAGILVTRVASADSADAHLGGDIYRQLTVHPKAIGMAGAACCALAAIPGFPHLQFLLAGGLLVVLAITLMRNAAAATNSQRALMPGMTRDGGNYVPRILDDVELGTSATLRLRLGLKAFDALRPEALNRQLGQLRRHLMVELGVPFPGLALLRDARLAPERYIVDVEDVPFASGTLVAGHTLLSGDGSRITFEGTEGYRPRAEKSVWVPNAQAASVDDPAIRKASVDEALCEHLGEVCERSAADFLGTQETRFLLDQLGIEFRELVAQAGQAASTVQLAGVLRQLLQQRVPIRNLRAILEAVVRVPAGERTLDRMVREARIQLGRQISRNFADLESWTISAAVLEPDWEASLEAQIRSGADGEPLCVLSAEEMERAQQVLGADLSGIGLIVTNAVLRPHLARLLRDFGWRTDVLAIEEIPFDLYRIQTIATLGAP from the coding sequence ATGCCGAACCGTTCCATTCTTAGTCGCTACGATCTGTCGGCGTTCTTCGCGCGGCACGCCGATCTCGCCGTCGCGCTCGGCCTGTTGGCGGTGCTCGCGTTACTGATCGTGCCGGTGCCGCCGTTCGTGCTCGATCTGTTCATCTGCGTGAGTTTCGCCTCCAGCCTGACGATGCTGAGCACCACGCTGTATGTGTCGAAGGCTGCGGACCTCGCGAGTTTTCCGTCGTTGCTGCTGATCACCACGCTGCTGCGGCTCTCGCTAGCCATTGCGTCGACCAAGATGATTCTGCTGCATGCGCACGCCGGCCAGATCATCGGCGCGTTCGGTGAACTGGTGGTGGGCGGCAACGTGGCGGTCGGCCTCGTGGTGTTCATCGTGCTCGCGGCGATCCAGTTCATCGTGGTCGCGAAGGGCGCGGACCGGGTCGCCGAAGTCGGCGCACGTTTCACGCTCGACGGCATTCCCGGCCGTCAGATGAGTATCGACGCCGATCTGCGCTCCGGCGTGATCTCGCCCGCGCAGGCGAGCCGGGCGCGCGCGGCGCTCGAACGCGAAACGTATTTCTACGGCTCGCTCGACGGCGCGATGAAATTCGTCAAGGGCGACGCGGTCGCGGGGCTGGTCGTCGCGCTGGTGAATATCGTCGGCGGGCTGGCGATCGGTATCGCGCAGCGCGGCATGTCGTTCGCCGACGCGCTGCATACGTACACGATTCTCACGGTCGGCGATGGCCTGGTGGCGCAGATTCCGTCGCTGATCGTATCGGTGTCGGCGGGCATTCTGGTCACGCGCGTGGCCTCGGCCGACAGCGCGGACGCGCATCTCGGCGGCGATATCTACCGGCAACTGACGGTGCACCCGAAGGCGATCGGCATGGCCGGCGCCGCCTGTTGCGCGTTGGCCGCGATTCCGGGATTCCCGCATCTGCAGTTTCTGCTGGCCGGCGGACTGCTGGTGGTGCTGGCGATCACGCTGATGCGCAACGCCGCGGCCGCGACGAACTCGCAACGCGCGCTGATGCCCGGCATGACTCGCGACGGCGGCAACTACGTGCCGCGTATTCTCGACGATGTCGAATTGGGCACGAGCGCGACCTTGCGATTGCGGCTCGGCCTGAAAGCGTTCGACGCATTGCGGCCCGAAGCGCTGAACCGGCAACTCGGGCAGTTGCGGCGGCATCTGATGGTCGAGCTGGGCGTGCCGTTTCCGGGTCTCGCGCTGCTGCGTGACGCACGGCTCGCGCCGGAGCGCTACATCGTCGATGTCGAGGATGTGCCGTTCGCGAGCGGCACGCTGGTCGCCGGGCATACGCTACTGAGCGGCGACGGCAGCCGCATCACGTTCGAGGGTACCGAAGGCTACCGTCCGCGCGCCGAGAAATCGGTGTGGGTGCCGAACGCGCAGGCGGCCTCGGTCGACGATCCGGCGATTCGTAAAGCCAGCGTCGACGAAGCGCTATGCGAGCACCTCGGCGAGGTGTGCGAGCGTTCAGCGGCCGATTTTCTCGGCACTCAGGAAACGCGCTTTCTGCTGGATCAACTGGGGATCGAATTCCGCGAGCTGGTGGCGCAGGCGGGCCAGGCCGCGAGTACGGTGCAGCTTGCCGGCGTGCTGCGGCAACTGCTGCAGCAGCGCGTGCCGATTCGCAATCTGCGGGCGATTCTCGAAGCCGTGGTGCGCGTGCCGGCGGGTGAACGCACGCTCGATCGGATGGTGCGCGAGGCGCGCATCCAGTTGGGACGGCAGATTTCGCGCAACTTCGCCGACCTCGAATCGTGGACGATTTCGGCGGCGGTGCTGGAGCCGGACTGGGAGGCCAGCCTCGAAGCGCAGATCCGCAGCGGGGCCGACGGCGAGCCGCTATGCGTGCTGTCCGCCGAAGAGATGGAGCGCGCGCAGCAGGTCTTGGGCGCGGACCTGTCCGGGATCGGGCTGATCGTCACGAATGCGGTGCTGCGCCCGCATCTCGCGCGACTGTTGCGGGACTTTGGCTGGCGCACCGACGTGCTCGCGATCGAAGAGATTCCATTCGACCTCTATCGGATTCAGACCATCGCGACGCTGGGCGCGCCATGA
- a CDS encoding EscU/YscU/HrcU family type III secretion system export apparatus switch protein, protein MSDKSEAPTPKRLRRARDDGETAKSTHLSVAFSGLCWWLYLFIEAPHLYALGTRLILAVTTLDASLPFDDRFARTLALLTSFMPQVLSTLGVGVLAAVVPELIQTRGLIALKRVKPDLKRLNPLNGLKQMFSLRLVWDTLLTLLQFTVLLLLFWQALIAWLRQLAPIYGFALPALLGFTATSHSHLLAWMAASQIAPALADYFIQRFLWLRTMRMDKNEIKREYRDDEGDPYVKSRRRALHRELGQ, encoded by the coding sequence ATGAGCGACAAGAGCGAAGCGCCGACGCCCAAACGGCTGCGCCGCGCGCGCGACGACGGCGAGACCGCGAAGAGCACGCACCTGAGCGTCGCGTTCAGCGGTCTGTGCTGGTGGCTGTATCTGTTCATCGAAGCCCCGCATCTGTACGCGCTCGGCACGCGGCTGATCCTGGCCGTGACGACGCTCGACGCAAGCCTCCCGTTCGACGACCGGTTCGCGCGGACACTCGCGCTGTTGACGTCGTTCATGCCGCAGGTGCTGAGCACGCTCGGCGTCGGCGTGCTGGCCGCCGTGGTGCCGGAATTGATCCAGACACGCGGGCTGATCGCCCTGAAGCGCGTGAAACCCGATCTGAAGCGGCTCAATCCGCTCAATGGTCTCAAGCAGATGTTCAGTCTGCGGCTCGTGTGGGACACGTTGCTCACGCTGTTGCAGTTCACGGTCCTGCTGTTGCTGTTCTGGCAGGCGTTGATCGCGTGGTTGCGGCAGCTCGCGCCGATCTATGGATTCGCGTTGCCGGCGCTACTCGGCTTCACGGCGACCTCGCACTCGCATCTGCTCGCGTGGATGGCCGCGTCGCAGATCGCGCCGGCTCTCGCCGACTATTTCATCCAGCGGTTCTTGTGGCTGCGCACTATGCGCATGGACAAGAACGAAATCAAACGCGAATACCGCGACGACGAGGGCGACCCCTACGTCAAGAGTCGTCGCCGTGCGCTACACCGGGAGCTTGGTCAATAA
- a CDS encoding EscT/YscT/HrcT family type III secretion system export apparatus protein: MSYFAGYAFCTIRPAVALFLIPFGQSGSLGVRVRVPMLLALAMLPQQVGWPAEPWPALCVEAVAGAVLGLLLGTIFHAAAAAGAVLDQQGGYASAAIYDPHFQQEAALFETLFSQFAALAMFTGPGLPLLFGFFTDAWVLWPPGRWRVDLVEVFRHVALRDTTASLAGSFAEGLRLASPLLGLVLLIDVAFGLMTRHAKRLNPFATARTVKAMVLSFAAMLSVPALFAQLQIVFTHLIHLRALP; this comes from the coding sequence ATGAGCTATTTCGCGGGTTACGCGTTCTGCACGATCCGGCCCGCGGTCGCGCTGTTCCTGATTCCCTTCGGGCAGAGCGGCTCGTTGGGCGTGAGGGTGCGCGTGCCGATGCTGCTCGCGTTGGCGATGCTGCCGCAACAGGTCGGCTGGCCGGCCGAGCCATGGCCGGCCCTGTGCGTCGAAGCGGTGGCCGGTGCGGTGCTCGGCCTGCTGCTCGGCACGATCTTTCATGCGGCGGCCGCAGCCGGCGCGGTACTCGATCAGCAGGGCGGCTATGCGAGCGCGGCGATCTACGATCCGCACTTCCAGCAGGAGGCCGCGCTGTTCGAAACGTTGTTCTCGCAGTTCGCCGCGCTGGCGATGTTCACGGGCCCCGGTCTGCCGCTGCTGTTCGGCTTCTTCACCGATGCCTGGGTGCTGTGGCCGCCGGGCCGCTGGCGCGTCGATCTGGTCGAGGTGTTCCGGCACGTCGCGCTGCGCGACACGACGGCTTCGCTAGCCGGCTCATTCGCGGAAGGGCTGCGGCTCGCGAGTCCGTTGCTCGGTCTCGTGCTGCTGATCGACGTCGCGTTCGGCCTGATGACGCGCCACGCCAAACGGCTCAATCCGTTCGCCACCGCGCGCACCGTCAAGGCCATGGTTCTCTCGTTCGCCGCGATGCTCAGCGTGCCCGCGTTGTTCGCGCAGTTGCAGATCGTGTTCACCCATCTGATCCATTTGCGTGCCTTGCCATGA
- the sctS gene encoding type III secretion system export apparatus subunit SctS, protein MNALPSLATLSSDALMLVFWLSLPALAVATIVGLLIGLLQSITQIQDQSLPYGAKIICVGVVLIVTTPWASREMARFFAHVFTFIAAGRLH, encoded by the coding sequence ATGAACGCGCTCCCGTCTCTCGCCACGTTGTCCAGCGACGCGCTGATGCTGGTGTTCTGGTTGTCGCTGCCCGCGCTCGCGGTGGCGACGATCGTCGGTCTGTTGATCGGGCTGTTGCAGTCGATCACGCAGATTCAGGATCAGAGCCTGCCTTACGGCGCGAAGATCATCTGCGTCGGCGTGGTGCTGATCGTGACCACGCCTTGGGCCAGCCGCGAGATGGCGCGGTTTTTCGCGCATGTGTTCACCTTCATCGCGGCGGGGCGTCTGCATTGA
- a CDS encoding EscR/YscR/HrcR family type III secretion system export apparatus protein, whose translation MTAQFDQLQTIGMFFMLGLLPLAVVMTTSFTKFSIVLTLLRSALGVQQAPSNMAISGIALAATLVVMSPTLAKIEAALPGADSDEFQLPRPAELFQAVRGPLGEFMFAHSRPDERKFLVGAVKRIDPARDARETDLSLLIPAFLIGEISSGFEAGFLLYIAFLVVDLVVANVLTAMGMVMLSPSTVSIPLKLFIFVSVSGISKLMHALIVGYVK comes from the coding sequence ATGACCGCTCAATTCGACCAGTTGCAGACCATCGGCATGTTCTTCATGCTGGGTCTGCTGCCGCTGGCGGTCGTGATGACGACCTCGTTCACGAAATTCAGCATCGTGCTGACCTTGCTGCGCTCGGCGCTCGGCGTGCAGCAGGCGCCGAGCAACATGGCGATTTCGGGTATCGCGCTCGCGGCGACGCTGGTCGTGATGTCGCCGACTCTCGCGAAGATCGAGGCCGCGCTGCCGGGCGCGGACAGTGATGAGTTCCAGTTGCCGCGACCTGCCGAGTTGTTCCAGGCGGTGCGCGGCCCGCTCGGCGAATTCATGTTCGCGCATTCGCGGCCCGACGAACGCAAGTTTCTGGTGGGCGCGGTGAAGCGTATCGACCCGGCGCGCGACGCCCGCGAGACCGATCTCAGCCTGCTGATTCCGGCGTTCCTGATCGGCGAAATTTCGAGCGGCTTCGAGGCGGGTTTTCTGCTCTATATCGCGTTTCTGGTGGTCGATCTGGTGGTCGCCAACGTGCTCACCGCGATGGGCATGGTGATGCTGTCACCGAGCACGGTCTCGATTCCGTTGAAGCTGTTCATCTTCGTGTCGGTGTCCGGCATCTCGAAGCTGATGCATGCGTTGATCGTCGGTTACGTCAAATGA
- a CDS encoding FliM/FliN family flagellar motor switch protein, with protein MTLWPDLDTLTLADAERHNLALRHFGSPRIVRAGRRAFTLEFELCRARYPLRLSGVASQAPFSAACDAGALLPELAAEVPGTLGVAALTHVADALSDWLCALEGLFGFTIDLTGVAFDAVPEAGAYGLAVTQMASGRTAHFSFCSPAVDAWLRLHVPPPPSADALLRRLFVRLPICVPGPSLSLPRLRKLAVGDALLFDRDACFLRVPLRLGACRILLKFTEEHTLIDQVLSDETPAVEVTSELLPIDSLTFAFDAVLGTLSLSVAELAHLRQGSIVAFRLPARERTVTLLCQGIPFARGELIEIEGSLGVRVTRLTQEDRPA; from the coding sequence ATGACCCTCTGGCCCGATCTCGACACCCTCACGCTGGCCGACGCCGAGCGTCACAACCTCGCGCTGCGGCACTTCGGCTCGCCGCGCATCGTGCGCGCGGGCCGGCGCGCCTTCACGCTCGAATTCGAGCTGTGCCGCGCGCGCTATCCGTTGCGGCTGTCGGGTGTGGCGTCGCAAGCGCCGTTCAGCGCCGCCTGCGATGCCGGCGCGCTGCTGCCCGAACTCGCGGCGGAGGTGCCCGGCACGCTCGGCGTCGCCGCGCTGACGCATGTCGCCGACGCGTTGAGCGACTGGCTCTGCGCGCTCGAAGGCCTGTTCGGTTTCACGATCGATCTCACCGGCGTCGCGTTCGACGCCGTTCCCGAAGCAGGCGCCTATGGCCTCGCCGTCACACAGATGGCGAGTGGCCGAACCGCCCATTTCTCGTTTTGCAGTCCCGCGGTCGATGCCTGGCTGCGTCTGCATGTCCCGCCGCCGCCGTCCGCCGACGCGCTGCTGCGCCGTCTGTTCGTGCGGCTGCCGATCTGCGTGCCCGGCCCGTCGCTGTCGCTGCCGCGCCTGCGCAAGCTCGCGGTCGGCGACGCGTTGCTGTTCGATCGTGACGCCTGTTTTCTGCGCGTGCCGTTGCGACTCGGCGCGTGCCGGATTCTTTTGAAATTCACTGAGGAGCACACCTTGATAGACCAGGTTCTGAGCGATGAAACCCCCGCCGTCGAAGTCACTAGCGAACTGCTGCCGATCGACTCCCTCACCTTCGCGTTCGACGCCGTGCTCGGCACGCTGTCGCTCTCGGTTGCCGAGCTGGCGCATTTGCGCCAGGGCTCGATCGTCGCGTTCCGTCTGCCCGCACGCGAGCGAACCGTGACGCTGTTGTGCCAGGGCATTCCATTCGCGCGCGGCGAGCTGATCGAGATCGAGGGCTCGCTCGGCGTGCGCGTGACCCGGCTGACCCAGGAGGATCGGCCGGCATGA
- a CDS encoding FliH/SctL family protein, producing the protein MLICRVGAWRIESDGHVSADELASLDGLRAVEAERAAEAARERGRLGEQVRDLKRRAWRHGHSAGKLAALRDYAGRDAAAAFVTQRLEERLAQIVLGVVNDIVGALPPSAALMHQLRRAVAVAQSQRLVSIRVAPAVFEDTARLTSTIQHELGAPLCTVLADAGLPAHSCVIETEAGVIDGGLTVQLRTLERGIREGVAAVLRHYDLNDGAGRTTIDAIGQGVRETVAALAAPVGIWPTPPTPDPSARPASAHVVRHVVTREAA; encoded by the coding sequence ATGCTGATCTGCCGGGTGGGTGCATGGCGCATCGAATCGGATGGCCATGTGAGCGCGGATGAACTGGCGTCGCTCGACGGACTGCGCGCCGTCGAAGCGGAGCGCGCGGCCGAAGCGGCACGTGAACGCGGCCGCCTCGGCGAGCAGGTGCGCGACTTGAAACGTCGCGCGTGGCGTCACGGACACTCGGCCGGCAAGCTGGCGGCGTTGCGCGATTACGCCGGACGCGACGCCGCGGCTGCGTTCGTCACGCAACGTCTCGAGGAGCGGCTCGCGCAGATCGTGCTGGGGGTGGTGAACGACATTGTCGGCGCGCTGCCGCCGTCGGCGGCGTTGATGCATCAATTGCGCCGTGCGGTGGCGGTGGCGCAATCGCAGCGGCTCGTTTCGATACGCGTGGCGCCGGCCGTCTTCGAGGACACGGCGCGGCTGACCTCGACGATTCAGCACGAACTCGGCGCGCCGCTTTGCACCGTGCTCGCCGATGCGGGATTGCCAGCGCATTCGTGCGTGATCGAGACCGAGGCCGGGGTGATCGATGGGGGTTTGACGGTGCAATTGCGGACCCTTGAGCGCGGTATTCGCGAAGGCGTTGCTGCGGTGTTGCGCCACTACGACCTGAACGACGGCGCGGGGCGGACGACGATCGATGCGATCGGGCAGGGCGTACGGGAGACGGTGGCTGCGCTGGCCGCGCCGGTAGGGATATGGCCGACGCCGCCCACGCCCGACCCGTCCGCGCGACCTGCTTCGGCTCACGTCGTTCGCCACGTCGTCACCCGGGAGGCCGCATGA
- the sctJ gene encoding type III secretion system inner membrane ring lipoprotein SctJ yields the protein MRRALILLPVLLLLAGCRTSLFEGLDEDQANHIVAALSHHGITGYKDRNADKTWNVSVDDDDAVIATELASAYALPRGGHANLGELFSRQGLISSPEEDRVRYVYGLSQELSETLEKMDGVLLARVHIVLPEKDPMDPAQDTLPSASVMMRYRSDYNLDLLRDRIRAIVAGSVEGLTPARVSLTLLPVTPVLTFPGNCGQGADVASAAGGVTTTDCVHDGGSGPSRATVVLAVLALFVALAAGFMWLWRSGRRTWFKRKPRGGPAATQGAELRGGAGNGARDANPTREADDGEGANTANTSGSQSRSAARHGDDV from the coding sequence ATGCGCCGCGCCCTGATCTTGCTGCCGGTCCTGCTGCTCCTCGCCGGCTGCAGAACCTCATTGTTCGAAGGCCTGGACGAGGACCAGGCGAACCACATCGTGGCTGCGTTGAGCCACCACGGGATCACCGGCTACAAGGACCGCAACGCGGACAAGACGTGGAACGTCTCGGTCGACGACGACGACGCGGTGATCGCCACGGAACTGGCGAGCGCCTACGCGCTGCCGCGCGGCGGCCACGCGAATCTCGGCGAGCTGTTCAGCCGCCAGGGACTGATTTCGAGTCCCGAGGAGGACCGCGTGCGCTACGTGTACGGGCTCTCGCAGGAGCTGTCCGAGACGCTCGAAAAGATGGACGGCGTTCTGCTCGCGCGCGTGCACATTGTGCTGCCGGAGAAGGATCCGATGGATCCCGCGCAGGACACGTTGCCGTCGGCGTCCGTGATGATGCGTTACCGCAGCGATTACAACCTCGACCTGCTGCGCGACCGGATTCGCGCGATCGTCGCCGGCAGTGTCGAAGGACTGACGCCCGCGCGCGTCTCGCTGACGCTGCTGCCGGTCACGCCGGTGCTGACGTTTCCCGGCAATTGCGGACAAGGCGCGGATGTCGCCAGCGCCGCGGGCGGCGTGACCACGACGGATTGTGTGCATGACGGCGGCAGTGGCCCGTCGCGCGCCACGGTGGTGCTGGCCGTGCTGGCGCTGTTTGTGGCGTTGGCGGCCGGCTTCATGTGGCTGTGGCGCTCGGGACGGCGCACGTGGTTTAAACGCAAGCCGCGCGGTGGTCCGGCCGCAACACAGGGCGCCGAACTTCGGGGCGGCGCTGGCAACGGCGCGCGAGATGCCAACCCAACCCGCGAAGCCGACGACGGCGAAGGCGCCAACACCGCCAACACCTCAGGTAGCCAATCCCGATCAGCGGCCCGCCACGGAGACGACGTATGA
- a CDS encoding acyl carrier protein has product MLQLPITTPPAPAGASVPMSPADAGAGGPGSLMERLLAHAQNAQDMSVQQLSVDLGQLASGRVSTIDLLRLQADMGAFTVRVQMTVRVADQIGNAIQTLSQRS; this is encoded by the coding sequence ATGTTGCAACTTCCGATCACAACGCCGCCGGCGCCTGCCGGCGCATCGGTCCCGATGTCGCCCGCCGACGCCGGCGCCGGTGGCCCCGGTTCGCTGATGGAGCGTCTGTTGGCGCATGCCCAGAACGCGCAGGATATGTCCGTGCAGCAACTGTCGGTGGATCTCGGTCAGCTCGCTTCCGGCCGCGTCTCGACCATCGACCTGCTGCGTCTGCAAGCCGACATGGGGGCGTTCACGGTGCGCGTGCAGATGACGGTGCGTGTGGCCGACCAGATCGGCAACGCGATCCAGACGCTGTCGCAGCGAAGCTGA
- a CDS encoding tetratricopeptide repeat protein gives MELLISIGHLARVYRRFDDARYLFERLALLYPQRAFPYLGLGLVEVDRANYRGASQLFAKALEVVPDNALACAWLGTSQVLDGHYALGARTLMKVVGSDEPSANSMALAFLKLPECARFINANAAHASGAARSAQAAPPLSTIERLTIRGRY, from the coding sequence TTGGAATTGCTGATCTCGATCGGTCACCTTGCCCGCGTCTACCGTCGTTTCGACGACGCGCGCTATCTGTTCGAGCGGCTCGCGCTGCTGTATCCGCAGCGCGCCTTTCCGTACCTCGGGCTGGGGCTCGTCGAGGTCGATCGCGCGAACTATCGCGGCGCGTCGCAGCTATTCGCGAAGGCGCTCGAGGTCGTGCCGGACAACGCGCTCGCGTGTGCGTGGCTCGGTACGTCCCAGGTGCTCGACGGCCATTACGCGCTGGGGGCACGCACGCTGATGAAAGTGGTCGGCAGCGACGAGCCCAGTGCGAATTCGATGGCGCTGGCGTTTCTGAAGCTGCCGGAATGCGCGCGTTTTATCAACGCCAACGCTGCACACGCATCCGGCGCGGCACGCTCCGCTCAGGCCGCGCCCCCCCTTTCAACGATTGAACGACTGACTATTCGAGGCAGGTATTGA
- the sctC gene encoding type III secretion system outer membrane ring subunit SctC, with protein sequence MLMMWRNYSIIRTGDGPPPRPPYATRAALRHIAGPFGAAWALLPLASIASLAPIAPANAATPAWHGTPIHYAVNGAPLPDVLRDVLAVEGLSADIGRDVKGAVNGRFDDTPGNVFTQLTEAYGLVWYFDGKAMHVTTAADVRSRVIPFAPMTREAVASLLRNLDLDDARLPIKYSATTVKVAGPSRFVDAVAEAIDQAQRQTTVAPNPEDPVIRIFPLRYAQAQDIRYTVGAQERVMPGVASLLRQLMADNGPGNAPRPRADDAHADTRVDARAAARTEALTEARHARGGPPPLPSLLGLGLASGPLGGGGAAAPLPEIDGSVSSAAPAARRNIVADARTNAVIISDLASTMPNYERAIAMLDQPQELVEIDAVVIDLSSNAARSLGVSWGGANGRINGASGTASAPPSFGAAALLTPASAAAGLNLATLVGNSAQYLFAQLNALENTGEARVQSRPRVLTLNNTEAALTSRSSVYVRVAGNQAVDLYNIDTGLTLKVTPNIESSGEPRRNIRLNIQIDDGAFNATSSVDGIPQVDNHSVVTQAIVRDGESLLIGGYQYERSERTTSKVPVLGDVPYLGALFRDTQTRHERLERLILITPRLKSVTGDGAPNVTLAGSSGVRGADVGVSFPVAAPALPLVQKMPWEAGDDR encoded by the coding sequence ATGCTTATGATGTGGCGCAACTATTCGATTATCAGGACGGGTGACGGTCCGCCGCCCCGGCCGCCGTATGCGACCCGCGCCGCTCTGCGTCACATCGCGGGTCCGTTCGGGGCGGCCTGGGCGCTGTTGCCGCTTGCATCGATTGCATCGCTCGCACCGATTGCGCCGGCGAATGCCGCCACGCCCGCATGGCACGGCACGCCGATTCACTACGCGGTGAACGGTGCGCCGCTGCCCGATGTGCTGCGCGACGTGCTTGCCGTCGAAGGTTTGAGCGCCGACATTGGCCGCGATGTGAAAGGGGCGGTCAACGGCCGCTTCGACGACACACCGGGCAACGTGTTCACCCAGTTGACGGAGGCCTACGGGCTCGTCTGGTACTTCGACGGCAAGGCGATGCATGTGACGACCGCGGCCGACGTGCGCAGCCGGGTGATCCCGTTCGCGCCCATGACTCGCGAAGCGGTTGCCTCGCTGTTGCGCAATCTCGATCTCGACGACGCCCGTCTGCCGATCAAATATTCGGCGACGACGGTGAAGGTGGCGGGCCCTTCGCGCTTTGTCGACGCCGTCGCGGAAGCGATCGACCAGGCGCAGCGGCAGACCACGGTCGCGCCGAACCCCGAAGACCCGGTGATCCGCATTTTCCCGTTGCGTTACGCGCAGGCGCAAGACATTCGCTACACCGTCGGGGCGCAGGAGCGGGTGATGCCGGGTGTCGCCTCGTTGCTGCGTCAGTTGATGGCGGATAACGGGCCGGGTAACGCGCCGCGCCCGCGCGCCGACGATGCTCATGCGGATACCCGTGTGGATGCCCGTGCCGCCGCACGGACCGAAGCGCTGACCGAAGCACGCCATGCGCGTGGCGGGCCGCCGCCGCTGCCGAGTCTGCTAGGGCTCGGTCTGGCGAGTGGGCCGCTCGGCGGCGGGGGTGCCGCCGCGCCGTTGCCTGAAATCGACGGCAGCGTGTCGTCGGCTGCGCCGGCCGCGCGCCGCAACATCGTGGCCGACGCGCGCACCAACGCGGTCATCATCAGCGACCTCGCGTCGACGATGCCGAACTACGAGCGCGCGATCGCCATGCTCGATCAGCCGCAGGAACTGGTCGAGATCGACGCGGTGGTGATCGATCTGTCGTCGAACGCGGCGCGCTCGCTGGGCGTCAGTTGGGGCGGCGCGAATGGGCGGATCAACGGCGCTTCCGGGACCGCGAGCGCGCCGCCCTCGTTCGGCGCGGCCGCGCTGCTGACGCCGGCCAGCGCGGCGGCCGGACTGAATCTGGCGACGCTGGTGGGGAACTCCGCGCAGTACCTGTTCGCCCAGCTCAACGCGCTCGAGAACACCGGCGAAGCGCGGGTGCAGTCGCGTCCGCGCGTGCTTACGCTGAACAACACGGAAGCGGCGCTGACGTCGCGCAGTTCGGTGTACGTGCGGGTGGCGGGCAATCAGGCTGTCGATCTCTACAACATCGACACCGGCCTGACGCTCAAGGTGACGCCGAACATCGAATCGAGCGGGGAGCCGCGTCGCAATATCCGGCTGAACATCCAGATCGACGATGGCGCGTTCAACGCGACGTCGTCGGTGGATGGGATTCCGCAGGTCGACAACCATTCGGTCGTCACGCAGGCGATCGTGCGCGACGGCGAGAGTCTGTTGATCGGTGGCTATCAGTACGAGCGCAGCGAGCGCACGACGTCGAAGGTGCCGGTGCTCGGCGACGTGCCTTACCTCGGCGCGCTGTTCCGCGATACGCAGACCAGGCATGAGCGGCTCGAGCGGCTGATTCTGATTACACCGCGTTTGAAGAGCGTGACCGGCGACGGCGCGCCGAATGTGACGCTGGCGGGTTCCAGCGGGGTGCGTGGTGCAGACGTGGGGGTCTCGTTTCCCGTCGCGGCGCCCGCTTTGCCGCTCGTGCAAAAAATGCCATGGGAGGCCGGCGATGACCGCTGA
- a CDS encoding ribbon-helix-helix domain-containing protein — MVMMRFCNFAPGLARPKLRSIRINGFATCLRLEEIYWRIIEEIARQESLTVGKLISKWALEIDMTQETICNFTGFIRIICVTQILEQTYPIDMKTITPE; from the coding sequence ATGGTGATGATGCGGTTTTGCAATTTCGCGCCCGGCCTTGCCAGACCGAAGCTTCGCTCGATCAGAATCAACGGTTTTGCAACCTGTTTGCGGCTCGAGGAAATCTATTGGCGAATCATTGAAGAAATCGCGCGTCAGGAATCGCTGACGGTAGGGAAACTGATTTCCAAATGGGCGCTTGAAATCGATATGACACAGGAAACCATCTGCAATTTCACCGGCTTTATCAGAATTATCTGTGTCACGCAAATATTGGAACAGACATATCCCATCGACATGAAGACAATCACGCCGGAATAA